A stretch of Candidatus Eisenbacteria bacterium DNA encodes these proteins:
- a CDS encoding L-threonylcarbamoyladenylate synthase: MSAREIAIEEASSGEGLGLVLETIRAKGTLAYPAETMYGIGGDGLDREVAARIAAAKGSPPGKPFLLLLDDVDRWRQVAASLPPSAEEAARKHWPGPLTLLLPARDDCAAAYEGKVAVRVPDLEVVRVWVREAGRPLFSTSANRAGRAPVRGPEELRALFGERLDLLVTGPVFPSTGLPSTIVDATADPPRVLRRGAAPFP, translated from the coding sequence GTGAGCGCGCGCGAGATCGCGATCGAGGAGGCCTCTTCGGGCGAGGGCCTGGGTCTCGTGCTCGAGACGATTCGAGCGAAGGGGACTCTCGCGTATCCCGCCGAGACGATGTACGGCATCGGGGGGGACGGCCTCGATCGGGAGGTCGCCGCTCGCATCGCCGCGGCGAAAGGGAGCCCGCCGGGGAAGCCGTTTCTACTTCTTCTGGACGATGTCGACAGGTGGCGCCAGGTGGCGGCGTCGCTTCCGCCGAGCGCCGAAGAGGCGGCGAGAAAGCACTGGCCGGGCCCGCTCACCCTTCTTCTTCCGGCGCGGGACGACTGCGCCGCCGCCTACGAGGGGAAGGTCGCAGTGCGCGTGCCGGACCTCGAGGTCGTCCGCGTGTGGGTGCGCGAGGCGGGTCGCCCGCTCTTTTCCACGTCCGCGAACCGCGCGGGCCGCGCCCCCGTGCGTGGGCCGGAGGAGCTCCGCGCTCTCTTCGGCGAGCGTCTCGACCTCCTCGTCACCGGTCCCGTCTTCCCCTCGACCGGTCTCCCCTCCACGATCGTCGATGCCACCGCCGATCCTCCGCGCGTTCTGCGCCGCGGCGCCGCGCCGTTTCCGTAG